CGGGCACACCTACCCCTTGGGCCTTTCGGCGGAGGCCATCCTCCAAAAGGAGCTCCTGGCCCAGGGCTACACCGAGGAGGAGGCGGCCTTCATGCTCCAAGACCCCAAGGAGCGCGACGCCCTCTTCCTGCAAAACCGGGTGGAGCTCATGTGGAACACCCACGAGGGCCCCTTCCGTTACGTGGTCACCAACGTCTACGACGAGCGGGTGGCGGACTTCTCCCTGGCGGAAGGGCTTCGGCGCTGGAACGAGCTCAAGGCCAACCTTCAGGAAGGGGAGCGCCTGGTCTTGAACCCCTGGCTGGACCAGACCTTCCTCACCCGCCCTCCCTCCCGCTCCCCCCTCACGGCGGGCATCGGGGTGGCCATCTGGGGCACGGTCTGGGTCCTCTCCTTGGCCCTCCTCCTCGCCATCCCGGTGGGGATCGGGACCGCCATCCTCCTGGAGGAGTACCTGCGGGAGGGCCGGCTTTCCCGGATCCTCGAGGTCAACCTCCGCAACCTCGCCGGGGTGCCCTCCATCGTCTACGGGCTCCTGGGCCTGGCCCTCTTCGTGCGGGGAATGGGGCTCGGTCCCTCGGTCCTGGCCGCCGCCCTCACCCTGGGGCTTTTGGGCATCCCGGTCATCGTGGTCACCGCCCGGGAGGCCCTGAGGGCCGTTCCCGATTCCCTGCGGCAGGCGGCCTTCGCCCTTGGGGCCACCCGGAGGCAGGTGGTCTTCCGGGTGGTGGTGCCCGCCGCCTTGCCCGGTATGGTCACCGGGGTGATCCTCTCCGCCGCCAGGCTCATCGGCGAGGCCGCGCCCCTCCTCCTGGTGGGCGCGGCGGCCTACGTCCCCTTCTTCCCTTCGGGACCCCTTTCCCAGTACACCGTGGTCCCGGTGCAGATCTACCTCTGGATCAGCCAGAACCAGCCCGAGTTCGCCCGGGTGGCGGCGGCGGGCATCCTGGTGATGCTCCTTCTCCTTTCCGTGCTCTACCTCATGGCCCTTTACCTCAGGAACCGCTTTAGGAGGGAATGGTGAGCCTGGAACAGCTCAAGGAACACGAGACCGTGCGCACCGACCCGGTGCCGGAAAGCCGGGCCTTGGTGGACGTCCGAAGGCTAAGCCTTTGGTACGGCACAAAGCAGGCCCTCTACGACATCTCCGTGCGCTTTCCCAAAAACCAGGTCACGGCCATCATCGGCCCCTCGGGGTGCGGGAAGAGCACCCTCCTCCGCTCCCTGAACCGCATGAACGACCTGGTGCCCGGGGTGCGGGTGAAGGGAGAGGTCCTCTACGAAGGGGTGAACATCTACGACCCCCGGGTGGACCCGGTGGCGGTGCGGCGCCACATCGGCATGGTCTTCCAGAAGCCCAACCCCTTCCCCAAGACCATCTTTGAGAACGTGGCCTTCGGCCTCCGGCTCATGGGGATTAAGGGAAGCGAGCTGGAAGACCGGGTGGTGGAGGCCCTGAAGCGGGCCGCCCTATGGGAAGAGGTCAAGGACCGCTTCAAGAAGGAAAGCGGCCTGAGGCTTTCCGGCGGCCAGCAGCAGAGGCTTTGCATCGCCCGGGCCATCGCCGTGGAGCCGCCCCTCCTCCTCATGGACGAGCCCACGAGCGCCTTGGACCCCATCGCCACCCAGGCCATTGAGGACCTGATCCTGGAGCTGAAGGAGCGCTACACGGTCGTCATCGTCACCCACAACATGCAGCAAGCCGCCCGGGTCTCCGACCGCACCCTTTTCATGCACCTGGGGGTCCTGGTGGAGGAAGGCCCCACCGAGGTGATCTTCACCAAGCCCAAGCACCCTTACACCGAGGCCTACATCACCGGGCGCTTCGGCTAAAATCGGCCCATGTCGCCCCTTGCCCTCCTCTTCCTCACCCTCTTCAACAGCGTTCTGGGCCTCTCCATCCTCTTCCCCATCCTGGGGCCTTTGGGCAGGGCGCTGGGCCTCACCGAGGTCCAGGTGGGCCTCTTCTCCACGGGCTACGCCCTCATGCAGTTCCTCCTTTCCCCCTACTGGGGCAGGCGGAGCGAACGGGGCCGGAAGCCCGTCCTCCTCGTGGGCATCCTGGGCTTCGCGGCGAGCTTCCTCCTCTTCGGCGTCTTCGCCCTCCTGGGGGAGCGGGGCCTCGTGCCCCCGGGACTCCTTTTTATCCTGCTCCTCCTCGCGCGGCTTCTCGGCGGGGCCTTCAGCTCCGCCACCCTGCCCACGGCCCAGGCCTACGTGGCCGACGTTACGGGGCGGGAGAACCGCACCGCGGGGATGGCCCTCTTGGGGGCGGCCTTTGGCCTCGCGGTGATCCTGGGGCCCGCCCTGGGGGCGGGGCTTGCCGCCCTCTTCGGCCTCCTCGCCCCCGTCTTCTTCTCGGCGGGGATCGCCCTCCTGAACGCCCTTTTCGTCCACCTGGTCCTCCCCGAGTCCAAACCCCGGGGGACCGAAGCCGGGGCGCGGCTTTCCCCCTTTGACCCCAGGGTCTTCCCCCTCCTCCTCCTCGGCCTCGCCCTCAACCTTTCCAGCGTGGCCCTGGAGCAGACCATCGCCTTTTACTTCCAGGACCGGCTTCTCCTCGGCGGGGTGGAGACGGCCCAGAAGGTGGGCCTGGCCCTGGTCCTCTACGGGGTCGTGGCCGTCTTCGTCCAGGGCGTCCTGGTGCGCAAGACCGGCTGGCCCCCGAGGGTCCTCCTCTCCCTGGGCCTACCCTTGGGGATCCTGGGCTTCGTCCTCCTGGTCTACGCCGAGACCTTCTGGGCCCTCGCCCTGGGCCTCGCCCTCCAGGGGGCGGGGCAGGGGCTCGCCCTCCCCGGGGTCACGGCGGCCCTCTCCCTGGCCGTGGGCGAGGGGGAGCAGGGCCTGGTGGCGGGGCTCAACAGCTCCGCCCAGGCCCTGGGGAGGATGCTCGGGCCCCTCGTGGGCACGGGGCTCTACCGCCTGGCCCCCGAAGGACCCTATGTCCTTGGGGCCTCCCTCCTCCTCCTCACCCTCCTCTTCCTCCCCGCCCTCTTCCGCCGGGCGAGGCTTTAGCATGCGGCTTCTCCTCTTCCGGCAGCGGAACTTCCGCAACCTGGCCCTGGAGGCCTACCGCCCCCCGCCGGGCCTTTCCGCCCTGGTGGGGGCCAACGCCCAGGGGAAGACGAGCCTCCTCCTGGGGATCCACCTGGCCCTAGGGGGGGAGGTCCCCCTGGGCCTTGCCGACCTCGTCCGCTTCGGGGAGGAGGAGGCTTGGCTCCTCGCCGAGGTGGAGACGGAGCTTGGGGCCTACCGCTTGGAGCACCGCCTGGGCCCCGGGGGGCGGGAGGTCTTCCTGAACGGGAAGCGGGTGGGCCTTCGGACCCTTTGGGAGCTTCCCGGCTCGGTCCTCGTCTCCCCTTTGGACCTCGAGGTGGTCCTCGGGGCCAAGGAGGAGCGGCGGGCCTACCTGGACCGGCTCATCGCCCGCTTTTCCCGCCGCTATGCCGCCCTCCTTTCCGCCTACGAGAGGGCGCTGCGCCAGCGGAACGCCCTCCTCAAGGCCGGGGGGGAGGGCCTTTCCGCCTGGGACCGGGAGCTCGCCCGCCACGGGGACGAGATCGTGGCCCTAAGGCGCCGCTTCCTCCGGCGCTTCGCCCCCATCCTGCGGGAGGTCCACGCCGCCCTCGCCGCCAAGGAGGCGGGGCTTCGCTTGGAGGAGACCGCGGGGGAAGGGGTGCTCCGAGCCCTCGAGGCCAGCCGGGCCGAGGAGCGGGAGCGGGGCCAGACTCTGGTGGGGCCCCACCGGGACGACCTGGTCTTCCTCCTGGAGGGGCGGCCCGCCCACCGGTTCGCCAGCCGCGGGGAGGCCAAGACCCTGGCCCTGGCCCTGCGCCTCGCCGAGCACCGCCTCCTCGGCGAGCACCACGGCGAGCCCCCCCTCCTCCTCGTGGACGAGTGGGGAGAGGAGCTGGACGAGGCCCGCAGGCGGGCCGTCCTCGCCTACGCCGAGGCCCTGCCCCAGGCCATCCTGGCGGGGCTGGAAGCCCCCCCGGGGGTGCCGGTATGCTCGGTGGTACGAGGGGTGGTCCTGTGCCCTGGCGCCTGAAGGAGGTGATCCCCGAGGCCCTGAAGCGGGCCGGGGGCAAGGAGCGGCTCAGGCGAGGCCTCGTCCTCGCCGCCTGGCGGGAGGTGGCGGGAAAGGACCTCGCCCGCTTCACCGAGGCGGTGGCCCTGGAGGAGGGCGTCCTCGTGGTCCACGTGCCCGACCCCGTGGTGGCCCACCAGCTCACCTACACCCGCCTCGCCCTCCTCCGCCGCTACGAGGAGCGCTTCCCCGGGGCGGTGCGGGAGATCCGGTTCCAGGTGGGCCCCCTCGAGGCGGAAGGGGCGAAGCCCCCCCCGCCCTCGGACCCCGGCCGCCTGCGGGAGGCGGGCCGCAAGGCCCTGGCCCTGGCGGAAAAGGCCCCTCCGGAGCTTCGGGAGCGGGTGGCCCGGGCCGCCCTGGCCCTCTTCCAGAGGCAGCGGGGCGACCCCTGCCCCGTCTGCCAGACCCCAAGCGAGACCCATCCCTGCCCCACCTGCCGCCGCCACCTGGAAGACCCCGGGGTGCGAAGGGCGGCGGAGCGGCTCATGCGGGGCCAGGAGGCGGGCCTCGAGGGGGACACCCTCCGGGCCGCCCGCCACCTGGCCCGGGAAAACCTCCTCGCCCAGATGCGGGACCTCTACCCCGAGGCCCTGCGGAGCGAGGAGTTCCGCCCCCTCCTCGCCCACCTGGCCCGCCGCTACCGCAGCCTCTTCCCCCAGGAGCCCCTGCCCGAAGGGGTGCGGAGCCTGCTCAAGGAGGGCTGAATGCGCCGCGCCTTCCTCCTCGCCTTCCTAGGCCTCGCCCTGGCCCAGGCCACCTACACCGTGGCCCCTGGGGACACGCTCTATTCCATCGCCCGCAGGCACGGGACCACGGTGGAGGCCCTCATGCGCTTAAACGGGCTGGAAAGCTTCCTCCTCCAGCCGGGGCAGGTCCTCAAGCTCCCCTCCGGGGAAAGGACCCACG
This region of Thermus thermophilus genomic DNA includes:
- a CDS encoding DUF721 domain-containing protein, which translates into the protein MPWRLKEVIPEALKRAGGKERLRRGLVLAAWREVAGKDLARFTEAVALEEGVLVVHVPDPVVAHQLTYTRLALLRRYEERFPGAVREIRFQVGPLEAEGAKPPPPSDPGRLREAGRKALALAEKAPPELRERVARAALALFQRQRGDPCPVCQTPSETHPCPTCRRHLEDPGVRRAAERLMRGQEAGLEGDTLRAARHLARENLLAQMRDLYPEALRSEEFRPLLAHLARRYRSLFPQEPLPEGVRSLLKEG
- a CDS encoding MFS transporter, with amino-acid sequence MSPLALLFLTLFNSVLGLSILFPILGPLGRALGLTEVQVGLFSTGYALMQFLLSPYWGRRSERGRKPVLLVGILGFAASFLLFGVFALLGERGLVPPGLLFILLLLARLLGGAFSSATLPTAQAYVADVTGRENRTAGMALLGAAFGLAVILGPALGAGLAALFGLLAPVFFSAGIALLNALFVHLVLPESKPRGTEAGARLSPFDPRVFPLLLLGLALNLSSVALEQTIAFYFQDRLLLGGVETAQKVGLALVLYGVVAVFVQGVLVRKTGWPPRVLLSLGLPLGILGFVLLVYAETFWALALGLALQGAGQGLALPGVTAALSLAVGEGEQGLVAGLNSSAQALGRMLGPLVGTGLYRLAPEGPYVLGASLLLLTLLFLPALFRRARL
- the pstB gene encoding phosphate ABC transporter ATP-binding protein PstB, with translation MVSLEQLKEHETVRTDPVPESRALVDVRRLSLWYGTKQALYDISVRFPKNQVTAIIGPSGCGKSTLLRSLNRMNDLVPGVRVKGEVLYEGVNIYDPRVDPVAVRRHIGMVFQKPNPFPKTIFENVAFGLRLMGIKGSELEDRVVEALKRAALWEEVKDRFKKESGLRLSGGQQQRLCIARAIAVEPPLLLMDEPTSALDPIATQAIEDLILELKERYTVVIVTHNMQQAARVSDRTLFMHLGVLVEEGPTEVIFTKPKHPYTEAYITGRFG
- the recF gene encoding DNA replication/repair protein RecF (All proteins in this family for which functions are known are DNA-binding proteins that assist the filamentation of RecA onto DNA for the initiation of recombination or recombinational repair.) gives rise to the protein MRLLLFRQRNFRNLALEAYRPPPGLSALVGANAQGKTSLLLGIHLALGGEVPLGLADLVRFGEEEAWLLAEVETELGAYRLEHRLGPGGREVFLNGKRVGLRTLWELPGSVLVSPLDLEVVLGAKEERRAYLDRLIARFSRRYAALLSAYERALRQRNALLKAGGEGLSAWDRELARHGDEIVALRRRFLRRFAPILREVHAALAAKEAGLRLEETAGEGVLRALEASRAEERERGQTLVGPHRDDLVFLLEGRPAHRFASRGEAKTLALALRLAEHRLLGEHHGEPPLLLVDEWGEELDEARRRAVLAYAEALPQAILAGLEAPPGVPVCSVVRGVVLCPGA
- the pstA gene encoding phosphate ABC transporter permease PstA codes for the protein MNRTPTPEAFGQDPWKARIDRVFARALVLPLLLALGLLALLLGDTLYRSVSVQVVRADMGPGHTYPLGLSAEAILQKELLAQGYTEEEAAFMLQDPKERDALFLQNRVELMWNTHEGPFRYVVTNVYDERVADFSLAEGLRRWNELKANLQEGERLVLNPWLDQTFLTRPPSRSPLTAGIGVAIWGTVWVLSLALLLAIPVGIGTAILLEEYLREGRLSRILEVNLRNLAGVPSIVYGLLGLALFVRGMGLGPSVLAAALTLGLLGIPVIVVTAREALRAVPDSLRQAAFALGATRRQVVFRVVVPAALPGMVTGVILSAARLIGEAAPLLLVGAAAYVPFFPSGPLSQYTVVPVQIYLWISQNQPEFARVAAAGILVMLLLLSVLYLMALYLRNRFRREW